Proteins encoded by one window of Halomonas chromatireducens:
- a CDS encoding FAD-binding and (Fe-S)-binding domain-containing protein, whose protein sequence is MISRLDTAQSSTLAGLDARYLRFLDVLKARGFEGDIAPDYASRTVQATDNSIYQRLPQAVLFPRHAADLELIARLAGEAAHRQVVLTPRGGGTGTNGQSLTDGLVVDVSRHMNQILEIDVENRRARVQAGVVKDQLNAALRPHGLFFAPDLSTSNRATIGGMISTDASGQGSCEYGKTRDHVLELDTLLLGGERLLSRPIAEAELETLCHHSGVIGNAYRTAREIIDDQGKLIAAKFPPLNRCLTGYDLAHLRDAEGRLDMNSLLCGSEGSLGFLNEAVLNVLPIPKHSTLVNVRYAGFMDALRDAKALMASAAKPTSIETVDDKVLTLAMEDFVWDSVAEFFPSADSAKDSNTATATQQAAAIRGINLVEFNDDDPKRLTERVAAFCRHLEADASVPRLGYTLAEGRPQIQKVYGMRKRAVGLLGNARVDEKGEKRPIPFVEDTAVPPERLADYIAEFRVLLDARGLAYGMFGHVDAGVLHVRPAIDMKDPVQEQLIREISDEVAELTHKYGGLLWGEHGKGVRSEYAPKFFGELYPSLQRVKAAFDPHNQLNPGKIATPMLIPPEPAGMALDTPAEPSEEAFDISPEAVEAQPVNLIDPGLLTIDGVPTRGQLDRQIDERVWQSHAATVYCNGNGACYNYDPNDAMCPSWKATRDRVHSPKGRASLIREWLRLQGNAGIDLVEQAHQQRAEGSLGFLKRLPARIRNTVKRREEADFSHEVYDAMAGCLACKSCAGQCPVKVNVPESRSLFLEAYHARYLRPVRDYLIGGLEFFAPALASVAPLYNAALNTRLVERLLAGPIGMVDSPRLSRARLKQQLAAWGISEATPISLGLLTEAQKARSVVIVQDAFTSFFEADVALDIVELLSRLDIRVFVAPYSPNGKPLNVQGFMGAFTRTAEKQARRLRALAEFGVQLVGIDPAMTLTYRQEYVKALAPDSVPEVLMLQEWLVAQGQRLVPPGLSQQLEALADPGYRLLSHCTEKSNAPGSPKAWQQVFAAFGFELELLSTGCCGMSGTYGHEARNLETSKTIYAQSWQPVVEGEASPGRLLATGYSCRSQAKRLSDTGLPHPLQGLLNQLRQLSW, encoded by the coding sequence ATGATCTCACGACTGGACACCGCTCAATCGAGCACCCTTGCCGGCCTCGACGCCCGCTACCTACGCTTTCTCGACGTACTCAAGGCGCGGGGCTTCGAGGGCGACATCGCCCCGGACTATGCCAGCCGCACGGTGCAGGCCACCGATAACTCGATCTACCAGCGCCTGCCACAGGCAGTGCTGTTTCCGCGCCACGCCGCGGATCTCGAGCTGATCGCCCGGCTGGCCGGCGAAGCGGCGCACCGCCAGGTCGTGCTGACACCCCGGGGTGGCGGCACCGGCACCAACGGCCAGTCGCTCACCGACGGCCTGGTGGTGGATGTCTCCCGACACATGAACCAGATACTGGAGATCGACGTCGAGAACCGCCGGGCAAGGGTCCAGGCCGGGGTGGTCAAGGACCAGCTCAATGCCGCGTTGAGACCCCACGGGCTGTTTTTCGCACCGGATCTCTCCACCTCCAACCGCGCCACCATCGGCGGCATGATCTCCACCGACGCCAGCGGCCAGGGCAGCTGCGAGTATGGCAAGACACGCGATCACGTACTCGAGCTCGACACCCTACTGCTGGGCGGTGAACGCCTGCTTAGCCGACCCATCGCCGAGGCCGAACTGGAGACGCTGTGCCACCACAGCGGGGTGATCGGCAACGCCTACCGCACCGCCCGGGAGATCATCGATGACCAGGGAAAGCTGATCGCTGCCAAGTTCCCGCCACTCAACCGCTGCCTGACGGGCTATGATCTGGCGCACTTGAGAGATGCGGAAGGTCGCCTCGACATGAACAGCCTGCTGTGCGGCTCGGAAGGTTCGCTGGGTTTCCTCAACGAGGCCGTGCTCAACGTACTACCGATTCCGAAGCACTCGACCCTGGTCAACGTGCGCTACGCCGGCTTCATGGACGCCCTGCGCGATGCTAAGGCGCTGATGGCTTCCGCAGCCAAGCCCACCTCCATCGAGACGGTGGACGACAAGGTGCTGACGCTGGCCATGGAGGACTTCGTCTGGGACAGCGTGGCCGAGTTCTTTCCCAGCGCGGATAGCGCCAAGGACAGCAACACCGCCACCGCAACGCAGCAAGCCGCAGCCATTCGTGGCATCAACCTGGTCGAGTTCAACGACGACGACCCCAAGCGGCTCACCGAGCGTGTCGCTGCCTTCTGTCGCCATCTGGAAGCGGATGCAAGCGTGCCGCGCCTGGGCTACACACTGGCCGAGGGCCGCCCCCAGATCCAGAAAGTCTACGGCATGCGCAAGCGCGCCGTAGGCCTGCTGGGCAATGCCAGGGTCGATGAAAAGGGCGAGAAGCGCCCGATTCCCTTCGTCGAGGATACCGCGGTGCCGCCGGAAAGGCTGGCGGACTATATCGCCGAGTTCCGCGTCCTGCTCGATGCTCGCGGCCTGGCATACGGCATGTTCGGCCATGTGGACGCCGGCGTGCTGCACGTGCGCCCGGCCATCGACATGAAGGACCCCGTCCAGGAACAACTGATTCGAGAGATCTCCGATGAAGTCGCCGAACTGACCCACAAGTACGGCGGGCTGCTGTGGGGCGAGCACGGCAAGGGGGTACGCTCGGAGTACGCACCAAAATTCTTCGGCGAGCTTTACCCCAGCCTGCAGCGGGTCAAGGCCGCTTTCGACCCTCACAATCAGCTCAATCCCGGCAAGATCGCCACGCCTATGTTGATCCCGCCCGAACCCGCGGGAATGGCGCTTGATACCCCGGCCGAGCCCTCTGAGGAGGCATTTGATATCTCGCCCGAAGCGGTAGAGGCGCAGCCGGTCAACCTGATCGACCCGGGCTTGCTGACAATCGATGGTGTGCCCACCCGAGGCCAGCTCGATCGCCAGATCGACGAACGTGTGTGGCAATCCCATGCCGCCACGGTGTACTGCAACGGCAACGGCGCCTGCTACAACTACGACCCCAATGACGCCATGTGCCCCTCGTGGAAGGCCACCCGCGACCGCGTCCATTCGCCCAAGGGCCGTGCCAGTCTGATCCGCGAGTGGCTGCGCCTGCAGGGCAACGCCGGCATCGACCTGGTGGAACAGGCACACCAGCAGCGCGCCGAAGGCTCCCTGGGGTTTCTCAAGCGCCTGCCGGCCCGAATACGCAATACCGTCAAGCGCCGTGAGGAGGCCGACTTCTCCCATGAAGTCTATGACGCCATGGCCGGCTGCCTGGCGTGCAAGTCCTGCGCTGGCCAGTGTCCGGTGAAGGTCAACGTACCCGAATCGCGCTCGCTCTTCCTCGAAGCCTACCACGCTCGCTACCTGCGTCCTGTGCGCGACTACCTGATTGGCGGCCTGGAGTTCTTCGCGCCGGCACTGGCATCGGTCGCACCGCTGTACAACGCCGCACTGAACACCCGCCTGGTCGAGCGACTATTGGCCGGCCCCATCGGCATGGTCGACAGCCCACGGCTATCCCGGGCGAGACTGAAGCAGCAGCTGGCAGCCTGGGGGATTAGCGAAGCCACGCCGATTTCTCTAGGGCTTCTGACCGAAGCGCAGAAGGCCCGAAGCGTGGTCATTGTGCAGGACGCCTTCACCAGCTTCTTTGAGGCCGATGTGGCGCTGGATATCGTCGAGCTACTCTCGCGCCTGGACATCCGGGTGTTCGTCGCCCCCTATTCGCCGAACGGCAAGCCGCTGAATGTGCAGGGCTTCATGGGCGCCTTCACGCGCACCGCCGAAAAACAGGCCCGCCGGCTTCGTGCATTGGCCGAGTTCGGCGTGCAGCTGGTGGGCATCGACCCGGCCATGACCCTGACCTACCGCCAGGAGTACGTGAAGGCACTCGCGCCCGATAGCGTACCCGAGGTGCTGATGCTACAGGAATGGCTGGTGGCTCAGGGCCAGCGACTGGTGCCGCCGGGGCTGAGCCAGCAGTTGGAAGCCCTGGCTGATCCCGGTTACCGGCTGCTGTCCCACTGCACCGAGAAGAGCAACGCCCCCGGCAGTCCCAAGGCGTGGCAGCAGGTATTCGCCGCCTTTGGCTTCGAACTAGAGTTGCTCAGTACCGGTTGCTGCGGCATGTCCGGCACCTACGGGCACGAAGCGCGCAACCTGGAGACCTCGAAGACCATCTATGCCCAGTCGTGGCAGCCAGTCGTGGAAGGCGAAGCCAGCCCCGGCAGGCTGCTGGCTACTGGCTACTCCTGTCGCAGCCAGGCGAAGCGCCTTTCAGACACCGGCTTGCCCCACCCACTCCAGGGGCTGCTGAA
- the serS gene encoding serine--tRNA ligase, producing MLDPKLLRSDLEMVAQRLAKRGFTLDTMRLEALESRRREIQTETETLQNERNTRSKSIGQAKAQGEDIQPLLAEVSDLGDRLDAAKARLAEVQAEWDELISGLPNLPHESVPEGESEEENVELHRWGTPKTYDFTVRDHVDLGGLLGNLDFELATKLTGARFAVMRGPIARLHRALTQFMLDKQTLEHGYEECYVPFMVNEASLYGTGQLPKFGEDLFRLDDERGYHLIPTAEVPLTNFARDEILPHKALPVKLTAHTPCFRSEAGSHGRDTRGMIRQHQFDKVEMVQMVEPEQSYVALEEMRGHAEAILQALELPYRVVTLCTGDMGFGAAKTYDLEVWLPSQETYREISSVSNCEDFQARRMQARFRHPEQKKPQLLHTLNGSGLAVGRCLIAVMENHQNADGSITVPEALRPFMGGVETINT from the coding sequence ATGCTCGATCCCAAACTGCTGCGCAGCGACCTCGAGATGGTCGCACAACGACTGGCCAAGCGTGGCTTCACGCTAGACACTATGCGACTCGAGGCGTTGGAGTCCCGGCGCCGTGAGATCCAGACCGAGACCGAGACCCTGCAAAACGAGCGCAACACCCGCTCCAAGTCGATCGGCCAGGCCAAGGCCCAAGGCGAGGACATCCAGCCGCTGCTGGCCGAGGTCAGCGATCTGGGCGATCGGCTCGATGCGGCCAAGGCTCGGCTTGCCGAGGTGCAGGCGGAATGGGACGAGCTGATCAGCGGCCTGCCCAATCTGCCCCACGAGAGCGTGCCGGAGGGTGAGAGCGAAGAGGAAAACGTCGAACTGCATCGCTGGGGCACACCCAAGACCTACGACTTCACGGTGAGGGATCACGTGGATCTGGGCGGCCTCCTGGGCAACCTCGACTTCGAGCTGGCAACCAAGTTGACCGGCGCCCGTTTCGCGGTGATGCGCGGCCCCATCGCCCGCCTGCATCGCGCCCTGACCCAGTTCATGCTCGACAAGCAGACCCTGGAGCATGGCTACGAGGAGTGCTACGTCCCCTTTATGGTCAACGAGGCGTCGCTGTACGGCACCGGCCAGCTGCCCAAGTTCGGCGAGGATCTCTTCCGGCTGGACGACGAGCGGGGCTATCACCTGATTCCCACCGCGGAAGTGCCGCTGACCAACTTCGCCCGTGACGAGATCCTGCCCCACAAGGCGCTGCCGGTGAAGCTCACCGCCCATACGCCGTGCTTCCGCAGCGAGGCGGGCTCCCATGGCCGCGACACCCGGGGCATGATTCGCCAGCACCAGTTCGACAAGGTCGAGATGGTGCAGATGGTCGAGCCCGAGCAGAGCTATGTGGCGCTGGAAGAGATGCGCGGCCATGCCGAAGCGATCCTGCAGGCACTCGAGCTCCCCTACCGGGTGGTGACCCTATGCACCGGAGACATGGGTTTCGGTGCGGCCAAGACCTATGACCTGGAAGTGTGGTTGCCCAGCCAGGAGACCTATCGCGAGATATCCTCAGTCTCCAACTGCGAGGACTTCCAGGCGCGGCGCATGCAGGCGCGTTTCCGCCACCCCGAGCAGAAGAAGCCGCAGCTGCTGCACACCCTCAACGGTTCCGGCCTGGCGGTGGGGCGCTGCCTGATCGCCGTGATGGAGAACCACCAGAACGCCGACGGCTCGATCACCGTGCCCGAGGCGTTGCGGCCCTTCATGGGCGGCGTCGAGACAATTAACACCTAG
- a CDS encoding SIMPL domain-containing protein: MPRSLLSTCLLAGALVAMTPFSAMAVHADDIRSRLDVQAEAQLEVVPDRATLNARLWERTPAVPRDEESTSDPAALREARDRLEERAAVLIRTLEEAGVERDAISAGSLNVQPEYLPGARTSEGERETLVRTRLERPFEVKVADLERLPLLLDALTEAGVNALDGVMYDLADRDAATDEALVMALEKARHKAELMASTLGVTLGPVITVSETQSPIFAPRMMAMSADMRESAPQAEYRPGTVTIDAGVSVSWTIEPES; this comes from the coding sequence ATGCCCCGTTCACTTCTCTCAACCTGCCTGTTGGCAGGCGCACTGGTCGCCATGACTCCTTTCAGCGCCATGGCCGTACACGCCGATGACATTCGCTCGCGGCTCGATGTCCAGGCCGAGGCCCAACTGGAAGTGGTGCCTGACCGCGCCACGCTCAATGCCAGACTATGGGAGCGAACTCCGGCTGTGCCCCGGGACGAGGAATCCACCTCTGATCCCGCCGCATTGCGAGAGGCACGTGACCGACTCGAGGAGCGCGCCGCCGTGCTGATTCGCACCCTGGAGGAGGCCGGTGTCGAGCGTGATGCGATCAGTGCCGGTTCGCTGAACGTCCAGCCCGAATACCTCCCCGGCGCCCGAACCAGTGAAGGCGAGCGTGAAACTCTGGTACGAACGCGCCTCGAACGCCCCTTCGAGGTGAAGGTGGCCGACCTGGAGCGCCTGCCCCTGTTGCTCGATGCACTGACCGAAGCCGGGGTCAATGCCCTGGACGGCGTGATGTACGACCTCGCCGACCGCGACGCCGCCACCGATGAAGCGCTGGTAATGGCGCTGGAGAAGGCGCGCCACAAGGCCGAGTTGATGGCCTCCACCCTGGGTGTGACGCTGGGGCCGGTGATCACTGTGAGCGAGACCCAGTCGCCGATCTTCGCCCCGCGCATGATGGCCATGAGTGCCGATATGCGTGAAAGTGCACCCCAGGCGGAGTATCGCCCCGGCACCGTCACCATCGACGCCGGGGTCAGCGTTAGCTGGACGATCGAACCGGAGTCATAA
- a CDS encoding AI-2E family transporter yields MLRRNSDSNYSYPLTLTLALAALVIIIAGIRAGADLIVPLLLALFIAVICTAPVNWLHRWGVSLRLAVLITLLVIGGFLSLVGLLVVNSFSTFIQALPGIESRLYERYLDLLDSMASMGLAIDPDLLAGLVEVEDGSAWLPTLLGGLGNLFVQSVLIALLVIFMLYETLNFRAKVSLALDDPAPSLQRFEEFSQTLKRYLAVKTVISLVTGVLAWLACVVMGVDFPLLWGVLAFALNYIPNIGSALAAFPPVLLLLVSQHGGVADAFMLAMAYLVINFTLGNLVEPRMMGRALGLSTLVAFLSLVVWGWMLGVVGMLLSVVLTMTLKIALDSHPETRWIAYLLGPGKEPVVAAKGFGEEPSVSERDEIT; encoded by the coding sequence ATGCTTCGCCGCAACAGTGACTCGAATTACAGCTATCCTCTCACGCTGACGCTGGCCTTGGCTGCACTGGTGATCATCATTGCCGGCATCAGGGCAGGAGCTGACTTGATCGTGCCTTTGCTATTGGCACTGTTCATTGCGGTGATCTGCACCGCTCCGGTGAACTGGTTGCATCGTTGGGGGGTGAGCCTGCGCCTGGCGGTCCTGATCACCCTGCTGGTGATCGGTGGCTTCCTCTCCCTGGTCGGGCTGCTGGTAGTCAATTCCTTCAGCACTTTCATTCAGGCGCTGCCCGGAATCGAGTCGCGGCTCTACGAGCGCTATCTGGATCTTCTCGACAGCATGGCTTCCATGGGTCTGGCCATCGACCCCGACCTGTTGGCGGGGTTGGTGGAAGTCGAGGACGGCAGCGCCTGGCTGCCTACCCTGCTGGGTGGACTGGGAAACCTGTTCGTGCAGAGCGTCCTGATAGCGCTGCTGGTAATCTTTATGCTGTACGAGACGCTCAATTTTCGTGCCAAGGTTTCCCTGGCGCTGGATGATCCGGCGCCTAGCCTGCAGCGTTTCGAGGAGTTCAGCCAGACACTCAAGCGCTACCTGGCGGTCAAGACGGTCATCAGCCTGGTGACCGGTGTGCTGGCCTGGCTGGCCTGCGTGGTAATGGGAGTGGACTTCCCGTTGCTTTGGGGGGTCTTGGCCTTTGCCCTCAACTATATCCCCAACATCGGCTCGGCGCTGGCCGCCTTCCCCCCCGTACTGCTGCTGCTGGTGTCACAGCACGGTGGGGTGGCGGATGCCTTCATGCTGGCGATGGCCTATCTGGTGATCAACTTCACACTCGGCAACCTGGTGGAGCCGCGAATGATGGGACGGGCATTGGGGTTGTCGACTCTTGTTGCCTTCCTGTCGCTGGTGGTGTGGGGCTGGATGCTGGGTGTGGTGGGCATGCTGCTGTCGGTGGTGCTGACCATGACGCTGAAGATTGCCCTGGACAGCCACCCCGAGACGCGCTGGATTGCTTATCTGCTGGGGCCTGGAAAAGAGCCGGTCGTCGCCGCGAAAGGCTTCGGGGAGGAGCCGAGCGTTTCCGAGCGCGACGAGATCACCTAA
- a CDS encoding GGDEF domain-containing protein, with protein MTEENAMSGGGLGLELPGNVRDFTERLPGVIFQFHRGLDGHMHFPYLAGNGTSLPGIDRDALGQDARHMLDRLYDDDYPKLMAAIERSARWRVPIATKFRIRLAHGRTRWVALRAQPEDAQSGVLWYGLMIDITEQMVEEARLRRLSDTDDLTGLANRRKLMVRLAEEISRCNRHGSPLSLMLIDLDHFKRVNDTWGHLQGDQVLIELARLCRKLLREEDTIARLGGEEFAVVLPATPLVRSLPLAERLRHRIGEHPFGIEPGQITVSIGLAEYRPGEPRDVLIERADRCLYAAKHQGRNRVES; from the coding sequence ATGACCGAAGAGAACGCCATGTCGGGTGGGGGGCTGGGGCTGGAGCTGCCTGGCAACGTTCGTGACTTTACCGAACGACTGCCCGGCGTCATCTTCCAGTTTCATCGTGGCCTAGATGGCCACATGCACTTCCCCTACCTCGCCGGGAACGGTACCAGCCTGCCCGGTATCGACCGTGATGCTCTGGGCCAGGACGCACGGCACATGCTCGACCGTCTCTATGACGACGACTATCCCAAGCTGATGGCTGCTATCGAACGCTCGGCGCGATGGCGCGTTCCCATCGCAACCAAGTTTCGCATTCGTCTGGCCCATGGCCGAACCCGATGGGTGGCACTTCGCGCTCAGCCAGAGGATGCCCAGAGCGGCGTACTCTGGTATGGCCTGATGATCGATATCACTGAGCAGATGGTGGAAGAAGCACGCCTGCGCCGACTGTCGGATACCGACGATCTGACCGGGCTGGCCAACCGCCGAAAGCTGATGGTCCGACTCGCCGAAGAGATCTCGAGATGCAACCGGCATGGCTCACCCCTGTCTCTGATGCTCATCGATCTCGACCACTTCAAGCGCGTCAATGATACCTGGGGGCACCTCCAGGGTGATCAGGTGCTGATCGAGCTCGCCAGGCTTTGCCGTAAGCTGCTGCGCGAAGAAGACACCATCGCTCGGCTCGGCGGCGAGGAGTTCGCCGTGGTCCTGCCGGCCACCCCCCTTGTCCGTAGCCTCCCGCTTGCCGAGCGGCTGCGACATCGCATCGGCGAACACCCCTTTGGCATCGAGCCCGGTCAGATCACCGTCAGCATTGGCCTGGCCGAATACCGCCCAGGAGAGCCTCGCGACGTTCTCATTGAACGCGCCGATCGCTGCCTGTATGCGGCCAAGCACCAGGGGCGCAATCGGGTAGAGAGCTGA
- the cfa gene encoding cyclopropane fatty acyl phospholipid synthase, whose product MTSDPRIGPITLPHSRARRVLESLLEDSGITLNGDAPWDPRIYHPDFCSRILRQGSLGLGESYMDGWWECERLDELAQRLLLHGLGERARPPSDRLMYRLQAGLLNLQSKARAYMVGEAHYDLGNDLFERMLDPTMCYSCGYWKEADSLHEAQLAKLELACHKLELQPGMRVLDIGCGWGSFARHAAMNYGVSVTGITISREQADLAQLRCAGLPVEVHLADYRDLQGRYDRIVSIGMFEHVGHRNYRAYFETVGRVLADEGLFLLHTIGSNSSHITVDPWIDRYIFPNGVLPSACQVADASEELLLMEDWQNFGPDYDSTLMAWLKNLEHYWPELAKRYSERTHRMFRYYLSVCAGAFRARDLQLWQIVFSRDRTCRYDAPR is encoded by the coding sequence ATGACCAGCGACCCTCGAATCGGCCCCATCACCCTGCCCCATAGCCGGGCCCGGCGAGTGCTCGAATCACTGCTGGAAGACTCCGGCATCACATTGAATGGCGATGCTCCCTGGGACCCAAGGATATACCACCCTGACTTTTGCTCCCGAATACTCCGCCAAGGCTCACTGGGTCTTGGCGAGTCCTACATGGATGGCTGGTGGGAGTGTGAACGCCTCGACGAGCTGGCCCAGCGCCTGTTGCTTCATGGCCTCGGGGAACGTGCCCGCCCCCCCTCCGACCGGCTGATGTATCGCCTTCAGGCTGGCCTGCTGAACCTTCAGAGCAAGGCACGCGCCTATATGGTCGGAGAAGCCCACTATGATCTGGGCAATGATCTCTTCGAGCGCATGCTCGATCCCACCATGTGTTACTCCTGCGGCTACTGGAAGGAAGCCGATTCCCTGCACGAAGCGCAGTTGGCCAAGCTGGAGCTGGCCTGTCACAAGCTCGAACTGCAGCCCGGCATGCGGGTGCTTGATATCGGCTGCGGATGGGGGAGCTTCGCCAGGCATGCAGCCATGAACTATGGCGTTTCCGTCACCGGGATCACCATATCCCGGGAACAAGCCGACCTGGCCCAGCTACGCTGCGCAGGCCTGCCCGTGGAGGTTCATCTCGCGGATTATCGCGATCTCCAGGGCAGGTACGACCGCATCGTTTCAATCGGCATGTTCGAGCACGTGGGGCATCGTAACTATCGTGCCTATTTCGAGACCGTCGGGAGGGTGCTGGCGGATGAAGGACTCTTCCTGCTCCATACCATCGGCTCGAACAGCTCGCATATCACCGTCGACCCCTGGATCGATCGCTATATCTTTCCCAATGGCGTCCTGCCCTCTGCCTGCCAGGTGGCAGATGCCAGCGAAGAACTCTTGCTGATGGAGGATTGGCAAAACTTCGGGCCAGACTATGACTCGACCCTGATGGCCTGGCTGAAGAACCTCGAGCATTACTGGCCAGAGCTTGCCAAGCGCTACAGCGAGCGCACACACCGAATGTTCCGTTACTATCTCTCTGTATGCGCAGGCGCCTTCCGTGCCAGGGACCTGCAGCTATGGCAGATCGTATTCTCACGCGACCGTACCTGTCGTTATGACGCCCCGCGGTGA
- the pyrF gene encoding orotidine-5'-phosphate decarboxylase, with product MSSDSPLIIALDQPSLDAALCLADRLDPTRCRVKVGKELFTRSGPDVVEALHGRGFQVFLDLKFHDIPNTVAGAVQAAAEQGVWMVNVHAGGGRRMMEAARERLERHGLTTHLIAVTVLTSMETTDLQEVGVTQAPGEQVERLARLAMDSGMDGVVCSAQESARLRELCGDRFLKVTPGIRPSFAAADDQRRIMTPREAMAAGSTHLVIGRPVTRAKDPMAALEAIEQELVA from the coding sequence GTGTCTAGTGACTCGCCGCTGATCATCGCCCTGGATCAACCCTCGCTTGATGCAGCCTTGTGCCTGGCCGACCGACTCGATCCAACACGTTGTCGGGTCAAGGTGGGCAAGGAGTTGTTTACCCGTAGTGGCCCGGATGTGGTCGAGGCGCTGCATGGACGAGGCTTTCAGGTCTTTCTGGATCTCAAGTTCCACGACATTCCCAATACCGTGGCTGGCGCCGTGCAGGCGGCTGCCGAGCAGGGAGTCTGGATGGTCAATGTCCATGCCGGGGGCGGGCGACGTATGATGGAGGCCGCCCGAGAGCGGCTCGAGCGCCATGGTTTGACCACACATCTGATTGCGGTGACGGTCTTGACCAGCATGGAAACAACGGACCTTCAGGAGGTAGGCGTCACTCAGGCGCCTGGCGAACAGGTCGAGAGGCTGGCGCGGCTGGCCATGGATAGCGGGATGGACGGGGTCGTCTGCTCGGCTCAGGAGTCGGCTCGTCTGCGCGAATTGTGTGGAGACCGCTTTCTCAAGGTGACTCCCGGTATTCGCCCGAGCTTCGCTGCAGCGGATGATCAGCGGCGAATCATGACACCACGCGAGGCCATGGCCGCAGGCAGTACGCATCTTGTCATTGGTCGGCCAGTAACCCGGGCCAAGGATCCCATGGCGGCCCTGGAGGCCATTGAGCAAGAGCTGGTTGCCTGA
- the lapB gene encoding lipopolysaccharide assembly protein LapB — translation MPDVLLLALLVAAVAIGWWLGRRERRGYRDDDTPASLSRDYFVGLNYLLNEEPDRAIETFVGALEVNSETIDTHITLGNLFRTRGEADRAVKIHQNLLARPTLTSAQSDQVQLELSRDFFNLGLLDRAERLLQQLIRESSHDDVRHAAKRLLADLFDREGEWQAAFDVAHPTLTRQHDDLRRAAAHWLCELAEQERRSASPGLARKHLRLALSVDAKCVRANLLLAAMAQDTGHYRDAIRLLMRIPDQDLDFIPTVLEPLRHAYQLLGDEDGLVTRLEGLLDRAHFTSLIIMLAETQRRRLGNQAAIDLVSELLNHSPSLGALDYLLDLYQHQQQERDTPDSRIQLLKQHTHTLLQARPRHRCGRCGFDGEPLHWQCPRCRSWGTTRPITGIEGE, via the coding sequence ATGCCCGATGTCCTGCTGCTGGCCCTGTTGGTGGCAGCCGTTGCCATAGGCTGGTGGCTTGGCCGGCGTGAAAGGCGCGGCTACCGCGACGATGACACGCCGGCGTCACTGTCTCGGGATTACTTCGTTGGCCTGAACTATCTGCTCAACGAGGAGCCGGATCGCGCCATCGAGACTTTTGTCGGCGCACTCGAAGTCAACAGCGAAACGATCGATACCCATATCACCCTGGGCAACCTCTTCCGCACCCGGGGTGAAGCCGATCGCGCCGTCAAGATTCACCAGAACCTGCTGGCCAGGCCGACACTCACGTCCGCACAGAGCGATCAGGTCCAGCTCGAGCTCTCGCGTGACTTTTTCAACCTCGGCCTCCTCGACCGAGCCGAGCGATTGCTTCAGCAGCTGATTCGAGAATCCAGCCACGACGATGTTCGCCACGCCGCCAAGCGCCTGCTGGCCGACCTTTTCGATCGCGAAGGCGAGTGGCAGGCCGCCTTCGACGTGGCCCACCCAACACTGACCCGCCAGCATGACGACCTCCGCCGTGCCGCTGCCCACTGGCTTTGCGAACTGGCTGAACAGGAGCGCCGCTCCGCCAGCCCGGGACTGGCCAGAAAGCATTTGCGACTGGCCCTCTCCGTCGATGCGAAGTGCGTTCGCGCCAACCTGCTGCTGGCAGCCATGGCGCAGGACACCGGCCACTACCGGGATGCCATTCGCCTGTTGATGCGCATACCCGACCAGGACCTGGACTTCATTCCCACGGTGCTGGAACCCTTGCGCCACGCCTATCAACTGCTGGGTGATGAGGATGGGCTTGTCACCCGCCTGGAAGGCCTGCTGGACCGCGCCCACTTTACCAGTCTGATCATCATGCTTGCCGAGACGCAGCGAAGGCGACTCGGCAACCAGGCCGCCATCGATCTGGTCAGCGAACTGCTCAATCACTCGCCAAGCCTGGGAGCGCTCGACTACCTGCTCGATCTCTACCAGCACCAGCAACAGGAGCGGGATACGCCCGATAGCCGTATCCAGCTGCTCAAGCAACACACCCACACCCTGCTCCAGGCACGACCGCGACACCGCTGTGGACGCTGTGGTTTCGACGGCGAGCCACTACATTGGCAATGTCCCCGCTGTCGCAGTTGGGGCACTACTCGCCCCATTACAGGCATCGAGGGAGAGTAA
- a CDS encoding lipopolysaccharide assembly protein LapA domain-containing protein, which produces MRWLKGLILALILLAVLLVGILFAVNNQQTVPLNLIWMELPAVSLSVWLLAALVCGVILGMLAMTGVWLRLRTALSRAQRQNRQQRKELDRLRVQELKELP; this is translated from the coding sequence ATGCGTTGGCTAAAAGGCCTTATCCTGGCCCTCATTCTGCTGGCGGTGCTACTGGTTGGCATTCTGTTCGCCGTGAACAACCAACAGACCGTGCCGCTCAATCTTATCTGGATGGAACTGCCGGCCGTGTCGCTATCGGTCTGGCTGCTGGCTGCCCTGGTCTGTGGCGTAATACTAGGCATGCTGGCCATGACCGGCGTATGGCTGAGACTGCGTACGGCGCTATCCCGTGCCCAGCGACAAAATCGGCAACAGCGCAAGGAGCTCGACCGGCTGCGTGTGCAGGAGCTCAAGGAACTGCCCTAA